A stretch of DNA from Scatophagus argus isolate fScaArg1 chromosome 23, fScaArg1.pri, whole genome shotgun sequence:
CACGTGCAGCTAAATCAGTGGTTTTCCACTGCACACCTGACCTACAGGTGGCAGCAGCACGCCGAGATGTGCTGCGATGCCCACACggacagagaagaaggagacCTGGACGTCGAAGAGAACTTTATGAGCAGAACAAAGACAGCACAGCTCAGCGAATCAGACTGAAATGATGTCGCTTTGCCTTTGATGGCCAGGATGCTGATCTCGCCAAAGTAGCTTCCGTCGCTCAGGACGACAAACTGCTTGATTCCGTCGTCGGCCACGACGGCGAGTTTCCCCTCCTTGATGATGTACATCTCCCTGCCGATGTCCCCCTTCTTGCAGATGTAGTCCCCTGGACTGTAGACCTGAGGCTGCAGCTTCAGGACCAGCTCCACCAGCAGACCGGCCTCGCAGTCGGCGAAGATGCGAACCTGCGGGGCGACACAGGGGTGAGTCCCAGTGTTTCTCAGTCCTCACTGGCTTTCCGACGAGCAGCCAAGTTTGGTGTGCGCAGACCTTCTTCAGGGTGTCCAGGTGGACGTTGATGGCGATCTCGGCTCTCAGCTTGTCAGGCAGGTACTTCAGCACCTCCCTCTCATCCACTGCTTTCTTATTGGTCCACAGGAAGTCAAACCACTTGATCACTCGCTTCTCCAGGTCCTTAGTTACCTGAGGGGGGTTAAAGTTGagacctgctgcagcagcaccgACAGCAGCACCgaaaaacccaaaacaacattCATCACTTTGTGCTTTGCTAACAGACAAACCTTCCTGAAGCTCATGTACTGCTTGATGGCGTCGATGCGAGCCTGGAAGTCGGCTCTGGCGGCGTTCATGTTGGTGATCATTGAGCCGACGTTACCGACGATGGTGGCAAAGATCAGCACGCCAACCTGGAGGACCACAGAGTCGGACAGGATATAAAAGTACAAAACGTCCGCTGATGTGAGGTGGATCTCTGATACGACACGATAAAACATAACACAAGCAGCAGTTTCGCTCGCCAAATTCCAAATCTGACGTTTTATTTATGAAATTGTTCTTCAAGCCACACCCACCAGGAAGTCGGTGACGACGAAGAAGTACTCTGAGTTCTCCACGGGGGGCGGGGTTTCTCCGATGGTGGTGAGGGTCAGCGTGGACCAGTACATGCTGTAGGCGTACTTCCTCACCAGACGACCAAACTCGGGATTTGACGGGTCGGGATACACGAACCTGTCGGCGCCGAAGCCTGAAAAGACGTGACGAGACCAGCTGTCAGACATTTTGTGCAGGAACAGGTGATGAAATGAGCAATCAGGGCTCAGACCCCCACCGATGGCCTTGGAGAAGGAGTAGTAGAGGCAGGCGTTCCAgtggatgatgatgacgatgtaCATGACGAGGTTGGAGATCCGGAGGGCGTTGGGGTAGTTGGTCCTGGTCTCCGTCCTCTGGAAGAACTCGAGCATCCTGAACCCAACAGACGCGTCCAGCAGTTTGTTAGCTTGTGGCTAAAGTGTGTGTGGaagctcgtgtgtgtgtgctgccacaCGCTGCAGTCACACATCAGTCACACAGGTACAACATCAAATACCTCAGGGCCTACCTGACcagtgagtacttttactcttGGTACTTTGTGTACATCCTTCTGAAAATACTTTTGCTGCAGGACGTTTTTAAAACAGTATTTCTTCATTGCAGTATTTGTACTTGTAGTGAATCCTACACGATCAGGCCACCTGATCTGAGGGCAGCCATGAGGTAGTGGTTGTTGTACATGTTTTCTGGGTACCTGTTGAACCTGAAGAGCTTGTTGAGGCGGATCTCGGGGTACTTCAGGCCGAGGACCAAGTACAGCACGTCGGTGGGAATCATGGAGATCAGGTCCAGTTTGAACTGGAAGCTTTTCATGTAGCGCTCACGCAGCTTCTGCTCATCCTTCACCAGGAGACCCTGCTCCAGGtaccctgcacacacacacacacacacacacacacacacactttcttatGTGTGGCTGCATCAATGTGTACGTCaaacactgtgctgctgtgtgtgtgtgcgtgtgtgcatgtgtgtgtgtgcgttctgACCCGTCCTCGTTCTGAAGATCATGTCGGCGATGTAGATGATGTCAGAGAGGAAGTCCAGGATGAACCAGTAGACCACGTAGTCCGTCTGCAGCTCCTCGAAGCAGGCCCTGAGGACAGACGGAGCCTCAGAGGACGCGGGACTTCAGGCTGAAGGTA
This window harbors:
- the cnga1b gene encoding cyclic nucleotide-gated channel rod photoreceptor subunit alpha, whose product is SARKEKQEKQEKKERKQKEKEAKEKEEKEKEKEKTKAKEEPPKEITVIDPAGNTYYYWLFVITVPVMYNWTLIIARACFEELQTDYVVYWFILDFLSDIIYIADMIFRTRTGYLEQGLLVKDEQKLRERYMKSFQFKLDLISMIPTDVLYLVLGLKYPEIRLNKLFRFNRMLEFFQRTETRTNYPNALRISNLVMYIVIIIHWNACLYYSFSKAIGFGADRFVYPDPSNPEFGRLVRKYAYSMYWSTLTLTTIGETPPPVENSEYFFVVTDFLVGVLIFATIVGNVGSMITNMNAARADFQARIDAIKQYMSFRKVTKDLEKRVIKWFDFLWTNKKAVDEREVLKYLPDKLRAEIAINVHLDTLKKVRIFADCEAGLLVELVLKLQPQVYSPGDYICKKGDIGREMYIIKEGKLAVVADDGIKQFVVLSDGSYFGEISILAIKGKATSFQSDSLSCAVFVLLIKFSSTSRSPSSLSVWASQHISACCCHL